The Montipora capricornis isolate CH-2021 chromosome 3, ASM3666992v2, whole genome shotgun sequence genome window below encodes:
- the LOC138040837 gene encoding calmodulin-like isoform X2 — MVERFTESQIDEFKECFSLFDGDSDGMVTEKELGLIMRSLGENITHFEIEEFMKKAGKQKVRFPEFLKMMAEQTGKMINTEKEILAAFTALDRDKTGSVSRTQLLHLMTGSGDKLSREECDQMLRDLGLEHSSSIQYADLVRAVTH, encoded by the exons ATG gTGGAGAGATTTACGGAGAGTCAAATCGATG AGTTCAAAGAATGCTTCAGTCTTTTCGATGGGGATAGTGATGGAATGGTAACAGAGAAGGAGCTTGGTCTAATAATGCGATCCTTAGGAGAGAATATAACCCACTTTGAAATTGAAGAATTCATGAAAAAAGCTG GAAAACAAAAGGTGCGGTTTCCAGAATTCTTGAAAATGATGGCAGAACAAACTGGCAAGATGATTAATACAGAGAAAGAAATATTGGCAGCTTTCACTGCTCTGGACAGAGACAAAACAGGCAGTGTAAGTCGCACTCAGCTACTGCATCTTATGACCGGATCTGGAGACAAGCTTAGCCGTGAAGAAT GTGATCAGATGCTAAGAGATCTTGGCTTGGAGCATAGTAGCAGTATTCAGTATGCAG ATCTTGTACGAGCTGTAACACACTGA
- the LOC138041184 gene encoding uncharacterized protein has product MKRNVTIEVHLASTGLLLTVQVDSRNRIKSFSTTYLPGKTNANGIITAESTGNGSVWFEKAYNGFSSAMMSLMKWLYIGIQWSSDINQDVFARRTVTRYDPIHCSADGFGNHSLVNLDMDSGATNVNTSTRPVSFVPLTTLGERDISRRPDRKSPDNNLTSEFQTGNETADEKGNEGIKDHDSVVVFIEPYGNVFDDWPELRPEFELVDSYRGFYPKMLSALPVQNQKNEACPGSEDSYRPKQDGDLNHSWSDSPPEFVTVGYFGLPSRNAEYHVDSSDDIDVMTETPGFSLAATPTNETCNQVEAICPKQLAGTCYWIQEDGDGVHSPPPEVDEPLKRGIISKGVARKIGKDVWFAKIALNESVVCPGCSHEHNPETEFCATKDAKPLSHSTWQIRNSCWAYFQWRKSKDVSIQTTTQDNRVMKKVAPTNESLFCPRNSGQRSPRSAPWFTIVMRNKSVVITRWIASLETPKSAFNFPY; this is encoded by the exons ATGAAAAGGAACGTTACCATTGAGGTGCACCTTGCATCAACTGGTTTGCTTTTGACCGTGCAAGTGGATTCAAGGAACAGAATTAAAAGTTTCTCTACAACCTATCTACCAGGAAAAACTAATGCGAATGGA ATCATCACTGCAGAATCAACCGGCAACGGCTCGGTTTGGTTTGAAAAGGCTTATAACGGTTTCTCCAGTGCTATGATGTCCTTGATGAAATGGCTCTACATTGGTATCCAGTGGTCAAGCGATATCAACCAGGACGTGTTTGCCCGTAGAACGGTTACGAGATATGACCCCATTCATTGCTCGGCGGACGGC TTTGGAAATCACAGCTTGGTCAATCTGGACATGGACTCGGGCGCCACAAACGTGAACACCTCTACTCGTCCAGTAAGCTTTGTTCCACTGACCACTTTGGGTGAGAGGGACATCAGTCGTCGACCTGACCGGAAATCCCCCGACAATAATCTCACCAGTGAATTTCAGACCGGAAATGAAACTGCCGATGAAAAGGGTAACGAAGGAATCAAAGACCACGATTCCGTCGTGGTTTTCATTGAACCTTACGGAAACGTGTTTGATGACTGGCCTGAACTGCGCCCAGAATTTGAACTTGTCGATTCCTATCGTGGTTTTTACCCTAAGATGCTGTCAGCTTTGCCGGTACAGAATCAAAAGAACGAGGCGTGCCCTGGTAGCGAAGACTCCTATCGTCCTAAACAAGATGGCGATTTGAATCATTCTTGGTCTGATTCACCCCCTGAGTTTGTTACTGTCGGATACTTTGGTTTACCTTCGCGCAACGCTGAATATCATGTTGACAGTAGTGACGATATTGATGTCATGACAGAAACGCCTGGGTTCTCTTTGGCTGCAACTCCAACCAATGAAACATGCAACCAAGTGGAGGCGATCTGTCCAAAGCAGCTTGCGGGTACTTGCTATTGGATTCAGGAAGATGGCGATGGCGTTCATAGCCCTCCCCCGGAGGTGGATGAACCATTAAAAAGAGGAATTATCAGCAAAGGAGTTGCGAGAAAGATCGGAAAAGACGTGTGgtttgcaaaaattgccttgAACGAGTCTGTGGTGTGTCCGGGGTGTTCGCACGAACACAATCCG GAAACGGAATTTTGTGCAACGAAGGATGCTAAACCGTTATCTCATTCCACGTGGCAAATCAGGAACAGCTGTTGGGCGTATTTTCAGTGGCGCAAATCGAAGGACGTTTCCATCCAAACCACTACACAAGATAATAGAGTCATGAAGAAAGTAGCTCCAACTAAC GAATCACTGTTTTGTCCACGGAACTCCGGCCAACGTTCACCTCGCTCCGCACCCTGGTTTACAATCGTCATGCGCAATAAGAGTGTGGTTATCACTCGCTGGATTGCATCCCTTGAAACTCCAAAGAGCGCGTTCAATTTCCCTTATT AA
- the LOC138040837 gene encoding calmodulin-like isoform X1 gives MVERFTESQIDEFKECFSLFDGDSDGMVTEKELGLIMRSLGENITHFEIEEFMKKAGKQKVRFPEFLKMMAEQTGKMINTEKEILAAFTALDRDKTGSVSRTQLLHLMTGSGDKLSREECDQMLRDLGLEHSSSIQYAAFLLSFLGELSRIVSNLVRAVTH, from the exons ATG gTGGAGAGATTTACGGAGAGTCAAATCGATG AGTTCAAAGAATGCTTCAGTCTTTTCGATGGGGATAGTGATGGAATGGTAACAGAGAAGGAGCTTGGTCTAATAATGCGATCCTTAGGAGAGAATATAACCCACTTTGAAATTGAAGAATTCATGAAAAAAGCTG GAAAACAAAAGGTGCGGTTTCCAGAATTCTTGAAAATGATGGCAGAACAAACTGGCAAGATGATTAATACAGAGAAAGAAATATTGGCAGCTTTCACTGCTCTGGACAGAGACAAAACAGGCAGTGTAAGTCGCACTCAGCTACTGCATCTTATGACCGGATCTGGAGACAAGCTTAGCCGTGAAGAAT GTGATCAGATGCTAAGAGATCTTGGCTTGGAGCATAGTAGCAGTATTCAGTATGCAG CATTTCTTTTATCATTCTTGGGGGAACTTTCTCGTATTGTTTCTA ATCTTGTACGAGCTGTAACACACTGA
- the LOC138041182 gene encoding probable serine incorporator — translation MGAALQTLGLAEVASEVACCAGSAAFSLFCKNKVAGIRSRLYFCVFLLLGCILCLVMLAPNMRTNLDKIPFLCTRFASKRVCDNIVGYGAVYRVSFAMSSFFLLFSLLTYNVHSKKQFRARIHNGFWYIKLSLLVLIIGVTFYLPNMGFLTKIWMYVGLVGGFMFILIQVILVIDFGHSWSVSWAEKMDTLDTKCWYFSLAFSTALVYSLSVTAAVMFYLFFTNPDDISQCKANTFYISFNVGHCALATIISVLPRVQEETTGAGLLQSSVITIYTMYLTWNTLSSQPDSRCNPLGEVLLEYDKVSGVNGQAIFGSLLMFALLAFACTVRASTSQLGKLGLSLSDNPEYLRKSSEINSKRQKEDKGGKAAEEKESEDIAYSYSFFHFVLFLASLHVMMVMTNWHSPDENVNFKKMIKNWAAVWVQMASSYICCLVYIWTLVAPLIRSTWGHYLGLEVEPVRLPSARRASAAQLRDDFEKTKEILKKAESTAKTTKTKQHVEKDSKARKSHSQEVPKNPPKGQNIGRSEEYNLKSTATTVEPNKSLPGSFDSHPQNIKDVNKLEDRKVEKPVERLKDEQRATTSSSADSSSPSPVISTENRKGSCSTGRTSEVHVKLNDPPPPVKIQIDHPFEKIKQDNIFNNRVKKPEISKDILRLQERILRFQAKIVKIQHKILSIQETGEVTIPRTETSTKKG, via the coding sequence ATGGGAGCAGCTCTACAGACTCTGGGCTTAGCGGAAGTCGCCAGTGAAGTCGCTTGTTGCGCAGGCTCAGCAGCTTTCAGCTTATTTTGCAAGAATAAGGTCGCTGGTATCAGATCGAGGCTATATTTTTGCGtgtttttattactgggttgcatTCTTTGTCTTGTTATGTTAGCCCCGAACATGCGAACAAATCTCGATAAAATCCCTTTTCTTTGCACAAGATTTGCGTCGAAAAGAGTTTGTGACAATATAGTGGGTTATGGAGCAGTTTACAGAGTTTCCTTCGCCATGTCttcatttttcttgttattctCACTACTAACGTACAATGTGCACTCCAAAAAGCAGTTTCGTGCCCGAATTCACAATGGCTTTTGGTACATCAAACTATCTCTGTTAGTTCTAATCATAGGCGTCACGTTTTATCTGCCAAATATGGGTTTTCTCACAAAGATATGGATGTATGTCGGCCTTGTAGGTGGATTTATGTTCATACTCATTCAAGTTATTCTTGTGATTGATTTTGGGCATTCTTGGAGCGTCTCTTGGGCCGAAAAAATGGACACCCTCGACACCAAGTGTTGGTACTTCTCGTTAGCATTTTCCACCGCCTTAGTATATTCGCTTTCCGTCACTGCAGCAGTCATGTTTTATCTCTTCTTCACCAATCCAGACGACATATCACAGTGCAAGGCAAACACATTTTACATCAGCTTTAACGTCGGACATTGTGCTTTAGCTACCATCATCTCCGTGCTCCCAAGAGTTCAAGAAGAGACGACGGGAGCTGGGCTCCTTCAGTCCTCAGTAATTACGATATACACTATGTACCTTACATGGAATACCCTTTCGTCTCAACCAGATTCGAGATGTAACCCTCTTGGCGAGGTGTTACTGGAATATGATAAGGTTTCCGGTGTGAACGGTCAAGCTATATTCGGCTCGCTTCTCATGTTTGCCTTGTTAGCGTTTGCGTGCACCGTCCGAGCAAGCACTTCGCAGCTCGGAAAACTGGGACTATCTCTATCTGACAATCCCGAGTACTTACGGAAAAGCTCGGAGATAAACTCCAAGCGTCAAAAAGAGGACAAAGGCGGTAAAGCCGCGGAAGAGAAGGAGAGCGAGGACATCGCTTATAgctattctttttttcattttgtactgTTTCTAGCGTCCTTACACGTGATGATGGTTATGACAAACTGGCACAGTCCGGACGAGAATGtaaatttcaagaaaatgaTCAAGAACTGGGCTGCAGTTTGGGTGCAAATGGCGTCTAGTTATATTTGTTGTCTGGTATATATATGGACTCTTGTCGCACCTTTAATACGCTCCACTTGGGGTCATTATCTAGGACTGGAAGTAGAACCTGTTCGACTTCCAAGTGCGAGAAGAGCTAGCGCTGCACAGTTGAGAGACGATTTCGAGAAAACTAAAGAGATTTTGAAAAAAGCCGAAAGCACAGCTAAAACGACTAAGACTAAGCAACATGTGGAGAAAGATAGTAAAGCAAGGAAAAGTCATTCACAAGAAGTGCCGAAAAATCCTCCAAAGGGTCAAAATATCGGAAGAAGTGAAGAATATAATTTAAAGTCCACTGCTACGACGGTGGAGCCAAACAAGAGTCTTCCTGGAAGTTTTGACAGCCATCCTCAAAACATAAAGGATGTGAATAAACTCGAAGACAGAAAGGTCGAAAAACCTGTTGAACGGCTAAAAGATGAACAACGAGCTACAACAAGTTCTTCGGCAGATTCTTCGTCACCTTCACCTGTCATTTCGACAGAAAATCGGAAAGGTTCATGTTCAACCGGCAGAACTTCGGAAGTTCACGTCAAGCTTAACGATCCTCCTCCACCAGTAAAAATTCAGATTGATCATCCGTtcgaaaaaataaaacaagacaaCATTTTTAACAACAGAGTTAAAAAACCTGAAATTTCCAAGGATATACTCAGACTGCAAGAAAGAATACTCCGATTTCAGGCTAAAATCGTTAAAATTCAGCATAAGATTTTGTCGATTCAAGAAACTGGGGAAGTTACCATCCCAAGGACAGAAACAAGTACGAAAAAAGGATAA
- the LOC138041183 gene encoding probable serine incorporator yields MKDDSKKEQTPCNQETSCFCGICGKIRRATLTRVNYTILLLLVTVLGFMLSFPQARSKINAIPHFCDELVSSQTCDNLAGHTGVYRVCFATAIFYVIASCFVVGVTNVDEFRARIHNGFWYIKFLVLIALIICSLMIPQSLLFNRIWMYFGLAGGFLFILIQLVLLLDLAQYLSETWVEKMEKASSSCGSKCWYLFVISCTGFLFIISTIAIIFFYKFFVVSAECRTNLFFVTFSLCQSVAATVVSVLPKVQEAQSGTGLFQASLVIAYTTYLTWSALSHEPDDLCNPPGYFISGYDQNTGLSLQGMVSGIFVFVMLIYASSSTAISASKLNRWRIRFHDELKTNTPPKDRDAESSHIMKATVAYNYSLFNFIMFLATLHIMATLTNWYNPTQATNIARLERSWPAVWIKMGSSSACSCLYIWKLLVPLFRSMFEGDMASTGLESNVVSGHTNQERVMGETQNTDSNELKLEKPVDPPVKQKNQTLQGEFKAKNNDESHLKRHVETEKQPGVTNIENKPQSEADKEVLRLQGKVLRLQDKIAKLQHKVAELQGLDI; encoded by the exons ATGAAAGACGATTCTAAAAAAGAACAGACACCATGCAACCAAGAGACATCTTGCTTTTGCGGCATTTGCGGAAAAATACGGCGAGCCACACTCACTCGTGTAAACTATACAATACTTTTGTTACTCGTCACGGTATTGGGCTTTATGTTGTCATTTCCACAAGCGAGGAGCAAGATTAACGCTATTCCGCATTTTTGCGATGAGTTGGTGAGCTCGCAAACCTGCGACAATCTTGCAGGACATACTGGAGTTTATCGAGTGTGCTTTGCCACTGCTATATTTTACGTTATCGCCTCGTGTTTTGTGGTTGGTGTGACAAACGTCGACGAATTTCGCGCTCGGATTCACAATGGCTTCTGGTACATCAAGTTCCTGGTGTTGATAG CGCTAATCATTTGTTCGTTGATGATACCTCAGTCTCTACTATTCAACCGTATTTGGATGTATTTTGGACTGGCTGGCGGATTCCTGTTCATCCTTATCCAGCTTGTATTGCTTCTCGACTTGGCACAGTACTTGAGCGAGACATGGGTCGAAAAGATGGAGAAAGCCTCGTCCTCGTGCGGTTCAAAATGCTG gtaCCTATTTGTCATTTCCTGTACAGGCTTCTTGTTTATCATTTCCACGATCGCCATAATATTTTTCTACAAATTTTTCGTGGTTTCCGCCGAATGCCGAACCAATTTGTTTTTCGTGACATTTAGCCTTTGCCAGTCTGTTGCCGCAACGGTGGTCAGCGTGCTTCCTAAAGTGCAGGAGGCGCAGTCAGGAACCG GGCTTTTTCAAGCTTCTTTGGTGATTGCATACACGACGTACTTAACATGGTCAGCCCTGTCTCATGAGCCAGATGACTTGTGTAATCCACCAGGCTACTTTATATCCGGGTATGACCAAAACACTGGTCTGAGTCTGCAGGGAATGGTCAGTGGAATTTTCGTCTTTGTCATGCTTATCTACGCCAGTTCGAGCACAGCCATAAGCGCTTCAAAGCTAA ACAGATGGCGCATCCGCTTTCACGACGAGCTGAAAACAAATACACCACCCAAAGACAGAGATGCCGAGTCAAGTCACATAATGAAAGCGACAGTGGCCTATAACTATTCTTTGTTCAATTTTATCATGTTTCTTGCTACGTTGCACATTATGGCGACATTGACGAATTGGTACAACCCGACTCAGGCCACTAACATTGCACGGCTGGAACGTTCTTGGCCAGCGGTTTGGATCAAAATGGGTTCAAGTAGCGCATGCTCGTGTCTCTATATTTGGAAGCTGCTCGTCCCGCTGTTTCGATCGATGTTTGAGGGTGACATGGCAAGCACTGGGCTTGAATCTAATGTGGTCAGCGGGCATACAAACCAGGAACGCGTTATGGGGGAAACTCAAAATACCGATAGTAAtgaattaaaacttgaaaaaccaGTTGATCCACCtgttaaacaaaaaaaccaaacactACAAGGAGAGTTCAAAGCGAAGAATAACGACGAATCTCATTTAAAACGACACGTCGAAACAGAAAAACAACCAGGAGTGACAAATATTGAAAACAAACCTCAATCTGAAGCAGACAAAGAGGTTTTACGACTTCAAGGTAAAGTTTTGAGACTACAAGACAAAATAGCCAAGTTACAGCACAAAGTTGCGGAGCTTCAGGGGCTGGATATATGA